In the Pseudomonas sp. DTU_2021_1001937_2_SI_NGA_ILE_001 genome, one interval contains:
- a CDS encoding efflux RND transporter permease subunit, whose translation MNLSAPFIRRPVATMLLSLAIMLVGAFAFRLMPVAPLPNMDFPVIVVSASLPGASPEIMASSVATPLERALGTIAGVSSMNSNSSQGSTRVILVFDQGTDIDAAAREVQAGINASRNLMPSGMRSMPTYRKVNPAQMPIMVLSLTSDVLSKGQLYDLASTILSQSLAQSQGVGEVRIGGSSLPAVRVEVEPQLLEQYGVSLDEVRTTITNANVRRPKGFVENDQHSWQVQANDQLDKAKDYAPLVIRYQNGSVLRLSDVAKVRDDVESRYNSGFFNDEKAVLLVIYRQSGANIIETVQQIKDRLPALRAVLPASVVLDVAQDRSLVIKSTLHEAELTLLIAVVLVIMVVFLFLGNLRASLIPTLAVPISLIGTFSVMYLCGFSLNNLSLMALILATGLVVDDAIVVLENISRHIHEGKSPMEAAYVGAKEVGFTLLAMNVSLVAVFISILFMGGMIENLFREFSITLSVAILVSLLVSLTLTPMLCSRWLKPETQGEPGRLQRWSERVHGRMVAGYDRSLSWVLRHPRLTLASLLLTIVANVALFVIVPKTFMPQQDTGQIMGFVRGDDGLSFRVMQPKMEIFRRAVLADPAVQSVAGFIGGDGGINNAFMIVRLKPIAERKLSADKVVERIRKNLPPVPGGRLFLQADQDLQFGGAREQASSQYQYILQSGDLAKLREWYPKVVAAFRSLPQLTAIDAREGRGAQQTTLVVDRDRAKSLGIDMNMVTTVLNNAYSQRQISTIYDALNQYKVVMEVNPKYAQDPSTLEQIKVITADGQRVPLSTIAHYERSLESDRVSHEGLFASEDISFDLAEGVSLDQATAAIERAVAGLGMPSEVIAKMGGTGDAFAQAQKNQPLMILGSLVLVYLVLGILYESYIHPLTILSTLPSAGVGALLSIYVVGSQFSLISLLGLFLLIGIVKKNAIMMIDLALQLEREQHLAPQESIHQACLQRLRPILMTTLAAILGALPLLLSSAEGSEMRQPLALTIIGGLVFSQVLTLYTTPVVYLYLDRLRHRFNRWRGVRTDAALETPL comes from the coding sequence ATGAACCTGTCGGCACCTTTCATCCGGCGCCCGGTGGCGACCATGCTGCTGAGCCTGGCGATCATGCTGGTGGGCGCCTTCGCCTTCCGCCTGATGCCGGTCGCGCCGTTGCCGAACATGGACTTCCCGGTGATCGTGGTGTCGGCCAGTCTGCCGGGCGCCAGCCCGGAGATCATGGCCTCCAGCGTCGCTACGCCACTGGAGCGAGCCTTGGGCACGATTGCCGGGGTCAGTTCGATGAACAGCAACTCCAGCCAGGGCTCGACCCGGGTGATTCTGGTCTTCGACCAGGGCACCGACATCGACGCGGCGGCCCGTGAGGTACAGGCCGGCATCAACGCCTCGCGTAACCTGATGCCCAGCGGCATGCGCAGCATGCCCACCTACAGGAAAGTCAACCCGGCACAGATGCCCATCATGGTGCTGTCGCTGACCAGCGATGTGCTCAGCAAGGGGCAGCTCTACGACCTGGCCTCGACCATCCTGTCCCAGAGCCTGGCGCAGAGCCAGGGCGTCGGTGAAGTGCGCATCGGCGGCAGTTCGCTACCGGCGGTGCGCGTCGAGGTCGAGCCGCAACTGTTGGAGCAGTACGGGGTTTCGCTGGACGAGGTACGCACCACCATCACCAACGCCAACGTGCGCCGCCCCAAGGGCTTCGTGGAAAACGACCAGCACAGCTGGCAGGTGCAGGCCAACGACCAGTTGGACAAGGCCAAGGACTACGCGCCGCTGGTGATCCGCTACCAGAACGGCTCGGTGCTGCGTCTGTCCGACGTGGCCAAGGTCCGCGACGACGTGGAGAGTCGCTACAACAGCGGTTTCTTCAATGACGAGAAAGCCGTGCTGCTGGTGATCTATCGCCAGTCTGGTGCCAACATCATCGAGACCGTGCAGCAGATCAAGGATCGCCTGCCAGCCCTGCGCGCGGTGCTGCCGGCCAGTGTGGTGCTGGACGTCGCCCAGGACCGCTCGCTTGTGATCAAGTCAACCCTGCACGAAGCCGAACTGACCCTGCTGATCGCCGTGGTGCTGGTGATCATGGTGGTGTTCCTGTTTCTCGGTAACCTGCGTGCCTCGCTGATTCCAACCCTCGCGGTGCCGATCTCGCTGATCGGCACCTTCTCGGTCATGTACCTGTGCGGCTTCTCGCTGAACAATCTGTCGCTGATGGCGTTGATCCTGGCGACCGGGCTGGTGGTGGACGACGCCATCGTGGTGCTGGAGAACATCTCCCGGCACATCCATGAAGGCAAGTCGCCCATGGAGGCGGCCTATGTCGGTGCCAAGGAGGTCGGCTTCACCTTGCTGGCGATGAACGTCTCGCTGGTGGCGGTGTTCATTTCCATCCTGTTCATGGGCGGCATGATCGAGAACCTGTTCCGCGAATTCTCCATCACCCTGTCGGTGGCGATCCTGGTCTCGCTGCTGGTCTCGCTGACTCTTACACCGATGCTCTGCAGCCGTTGGCTCAAGCCTGAAACACAGGGCGAACCGGGGCGCCTGCAACGCTGGAGCGAACGCGTCCACGGGCGCATGGTGGCCGGCTACGACCGCTCGCTGAGCTGGGTGCTGCGTCATCCGCGGCTGACCCTGGCCAGCCTGCTGCTGACCATCGTCGCCAACGTGGCATTGTTCGTCATCGTGCCCAAGACCTTCATGCCGCAGCAGGACACCGGGCAGATCATGGGCTTCGTTCGCGGCGACGACGGCCTGTCGTTCCGCGTCATGCAGCCGAAGATGGAGATCTTCCGCCGCGCTGTGCTGGCCGACCCGGCGGTGCAGAGCGTGGCCGGTTTCATCGGCGGCGACGGTGGCATCAACAACGCTTTCATGATCGTGCGCCTCAAGCCCATCGCCGAGCGCAAGCTGTCAGCCGATAAAGTGGTTGAACGAATCCGCAAGAACCTGCCGCCCGTGCCGGGCGGGCGTCTGTTCCTGCAGGCCGACCAGGACCTGCAGTTCGGCGGCGCGCGTGAACAGGCCAGTTCGCAGTACCAGTACATCCTGCAGAGCGGCGATCTGGCCAAGCTGCGCGAGTGGTATCCCAAGGTGGTGGCCGCGTTCCGCAGCCTGCCGCAGCTGACCGCCATCGATGCCCGTGAGGGGCGGGGCGCGCAGCAGACCACCCTGGTGGTCGACCGCGACCGAGCCAAGAGCCTGGGCATCGACATGAACATGGTCACCACGGTGCTCAACAATGCCTACAGCCAGCGGCAGATCTCGACCATCTACGACGCGCTGAACCAGTACAAGGTGGTGATGGAGGTCAACCCCAAGTACGCCCAGGACCCGAGCACCCTGGAGCAGATCAAGGTGATCACCGCCGACGGTCAGCGCGTGCCGTTGTCGACCATCGCCCATTACGAACGCAGCCTGGAAAGCGACCGGGTCTCCCACGAAGGGCTGTTCGCCTCCGAGGACATTTCCTTCGACCTCGCCGAAGGCGTCAGCCTGGATCAAGCCACGGCGGCCATCGAGCGTGCAGTAGCGGGGCTGGGCATGCCCAGCGAAGTGATTGCGAAGATGGGCGGTACCGGCGATGCCTTCGCCCAGGCACAGAAGAATCAGCCATTGATGATCCTCGGCTCGCTGGTGCTGGTGTACCTGGTGCTGGGTATCCTCTATGAAAGCTACATCCATCCGCTGACCATTCTCTCGACCCTGCCGTCGGCCGGTGTCGGGGCCTTGCTGAGCATCTATGTCGTGGGTTCGCAGTTCAGTCTTATCTCGCTGCTGGGCCTGTTCCTGCTGATCGGTATCGTCAAGAAAAACGCCATCATGATGATCGACCTGGCCCTGCAGCTGGAGCGCGAGCAGCATCTCGCACCCCAGGAGTCGATCCACCAGGCCTGCCTGCAGCGCCTGCGGCCGATCCTGATGACCACCCTGGCGGCCATCCTGGGCGCCTTGCCTCTGCTGCTCAGCAGCGCCGAGGGCTCGGAGATGCGCCAGCCTCTGGCGCTGACCATCATCGGCGGCCTGGTCTTCAGCCAGGTGCTGACCCTGTACACCACCCCCGTGGTCTATCTCTACCTGGACCGCCTGCGCCACCGCTTCAACCGGTGGCGTGGCGTGCGGACCGACGCTGCCCTGGAAACCCCGCTATGA
- the tpx gene encoding thiol peroxidase, translating to MAQVTLKGNPVSIQGELPAVGSKAPAFTLVGAGLANVSLADFAGKRKVLNIFPSVDTPTCATSVRKFNAQANDLANTVVLCISADLPFAQARFCGAEGLENVKSLSNFRAADFASQYGVAIADGALAGLTARAVVVLDENDKVLHTELVGEIADEPNYDAALSVLK from the coding sequence ATGGCCCAAGTAACCCTCAAAGGCAATCCCGTCAGCATCCAGGGCGAATTGCCCGCCGTTGGCAGCAAGGCGCCAGCCTTCACCCTGGTGGGCGCTGGCCTGGCCAACGTTTCGCTGGCCGACTTCGCCGGCAAGCGCAAGGTCCTGAACATCTTCCCGAGCGTCGACACTCCGACCTGCGCCACCTCCGTGCGCAAATTCAATGCCCAGGCCAACGACCTGGCCAACACCGTGGTGCTGTGCATTTCGGCCGACCTGCCGTTCGCTCAGGCGCGTTTCTGCGGCGCTGAAGGCCTGGAAAACGTCAAGAGCCTGTCCAACTTCCGTGCCGCCGATTTCGCCAGCCAGTATGGCGTGGCCATCGCCGACGGCGCCCTGGCCGGCCTGACCGCCCGTGCCGTGGTGGTACTGGACGAGAACGACAAGGTGCTGCACACCGAACTGGTCGGTGAAATCGCCGATGAGCCTAATTATGACGCGGCGCTGTCCGTCCTGAAGTAA
- a CDS encoding MdtA/MuxA family multidrug efflux RND transporter periplasmic adaptor subunit, with translation MVDLFMHSSGPRNSRRWLISLLVLLVIIGLCWWFWPATAPHKGAEAAKPAASAGRHGMSRPGFGNSTEAVPVRVAVATQADFPIYYKALGTVTATNTINVRSRVAGELVKINFREGQMVKAGDLLAEIDPRTYQIDLQQAEGTLATNQALLRNAELDVQRYRDLYREDSIAKQTLDTAESLVNQYKGTVKSNQAAVNEARLNLEFTKIRAPIAGRVGLKQLDLGNLVAANDTTALVVITQTQPIAVSFTLPEPNVPAVIERYRQGEKLPVEAWDRGDVKQQATGVLASADNQIDVATGTLKFKARFDNRDEALIPNQFVNVRLLADTLKQAVLVPTPAVQYGTNGTFVYSVDADKKARISLLKTGPSNEQYTVVTEGLSAGAQVVMEGTDRLRDGTPVDIVSDSKDVPSTPGQKLQGKPDKAEDNSASASAADNSQA, from the coding sequence ATGGTTGATCTTTTCATGCATTCGTCTGGTCCCCGCAATTCCCGTCGCTGGTTGATAAGCCTGCTGGTTCTTCTGGTAATCATTGGCCTTTGCTGGTGGTTCTGGCCAGCCACGGCGCCGCACAAGGGCGCGGAGGCGGCCAAGCCAGCCGCGAGTGCGGGGCGCCATGGCATGAGCCGGCCGGGCTTCGGCAACTCCACCGAGGCGGTCCCGGTGCGCGTCGCCGTGGCGACCCAAGCGGACTTCCCCATCTACTACAAGGCGCTGGGTACGGTCACCGCGACCAACACCATCAATGTGCGCAGCCGGGTGGCCGGGGAACTGGTCAAGATCAATTTCCGCGAAGGGCAGATGGTCAAGGCCGGCGACCTGCTGGCCGAGATCGACCCACGCACCTACCAGATCGACCTGCAGCAGGCCGAAGGCACCCTGGCGACCAACCAGGCCCTGCTGCGTAACGCCGAGCTGGACGTGCAGCGCTATCGCGACCTGTACCGCGAGGACAGCATCGCCAAACAGACCCTCGACACTGCCGAATCGCTGGTCAACCAGTACAAGGGCACGGTCAAGAGCAACCAGGCGGCGGTCAACGAGGCCCGCCTGAACCTGGAGTTCACCAAGATCCGCGCGCCCATCGCCGGCCGCGTGGGCCTGAAACAGCTCGACCTGGGCAACCTGGTCGCAGCCAACGACACCACGGCGCTGGTGGTCATTACCCAGACCCAGCCCATTGCCGTGAGCTTCACCCTGCCAGAACCCAACGTGCCGGCGGTCATCGAGCGCTATCGCCAGGGCGAGAAACTGCCGGTGGAAGCCTGGGACCGTGGCGACGTCAAACAACAGGCCACGGGTGTGCTGGCCAGCGCCGACAACCAGATCGACGTCGCCACCGGCACCCTGAAGTTCAAGGCCCGTTTCGACAACCGCGACGAAGCGCTGATCCCCAACCAGTTCGTCAACGTGCGCCTGCTGGCCGATACGCTCAAGCAGGCGGTGCTGGTCCCGACCCCGGCGGTGCAGTACGGCACCAACGGCACCTTCGTCTACTCCGTCGACGCCGACAAGAAAGCGCGCATCAGCCTGCTCAAGACCGGCCCGAGCAACGAGCAGTACACCGTGGTGACCGAAGGCCTGAGTGCCGGTGCCCAGGTGGTGATGGAAGGCACCGATCGTCTGCGCGACGGTACGCCGGTGGACATCGTCAGCGACAGCAAGGACGTTCCCAGCACCCCCGGCCAGAAACTGCAGGGCAAGCCGGACAAGGCTGAGGACAACTCGGCCTCGGCGAGCGCTGCGGACAACAGCCAAGCATGA
- a CDS encoding efflux transporter outer membrane subunit, whose translation MTHRPANLSQPRWRLRPLAASLCALLLSACAVGPDYHPPEVTNTAQFKAVEGWRPAAPSDAIARGAWWEIYQDAQLNQLVERLNRSNQTIAQYEAQYRQAQALVRSSRASLFPTLDLNASKNRSAQGTGSSSSSLSNNSSGIRDTYNAQLGVSWEVDVWGKLRRGLEADSASAQASEADLAAMRLSQQSELVQNYLQLRVIDEQKRLLEATVEAYQRSLKLTENQYRAGISGPDAVAQARTQLKSTQADLIDLAWQRAQFENAIAVLMGMAPAEFNLPVSESIPNLPAIPVGVPSTLLERRPDVAAAERSVMAANANIGVAKAAYFPDLTLSMSGGYSSSSFSNWISLPNRFWSVGPQLALTLFDAGKRSAEVDRVEAVYDQTVAQYRQKVLDSFQEVENYMTQLKVYEQEAGVRNEALAAARESLRLTNNQYKAGLIGYLDVVNVQATALSNERSVLNVLQSRLVASVQLIAALGGGWQGLDQSVEQGRLIK comes from the coding sequence ATGACTCATCGCCCGGCCAACCTTTCCCAGCCCCGCTGGCGCCTGCGCCCCTTGGCGGCGAGCCTGTGCGCCTTGCTGCTCAGTGCCTGTGCCGTGGGCCCGGACTACCATCCGCCCGAGGTGACCAACACCGCGCAGTTCAAGGCCGTCGAAGGCTGGCGCCCGGCCGCGCCCAGCGACGCCATCGCTCGTGGGGCCTGGTGGGAGATCTACCAGGACGCGCAGCTCAACCAGCTGGTGGAGCGCCTGAACCGCTCCAACCAGACCATCGCCCAGTACGAAGCCCAGTACCGCCAGGCCCAGGCCCTGGTGCGCAGCTCGCGGGCGTCGCTGTTTCCCACCCTGGACCTGAACGCCAGCAAGAACCGTTCGGCGCAAGGCACTGGCAGCAGCAGCTCCAGCTTGTCGAATAACAGCAGTGGGATTCGTGACACTTACAACGCGCAGCTGGGCGTCAGCTGGGAAGTCGACGTATGGGGCAAGCTGCGCCGCGGCCTGGAGGCCGACAGTGCCAGCGCCCAGGCGAGCGAAGCCGACCTGGCGGCGATGCGCCTGAGCCAGCAGTCGGAACTGGTACAGAACTACCTGCAACTGCGTGTCATCGACGAGCAGAAACGTCTGCTCGAAGCCACGGTCGAGGCTTACCAGCGTTCGCTGAAGCTCACCGAGAACCAGTACCGCGCCGGCATCTCCGGTCCCGACGCGGTGGCCCAGGCGCGCACCCAGCTCAAGAGCACCCAGGCCGACCTGATCGACCTGGCCTGGCAGCGGGCGCAGTTCGAGAATGCCATTGCGGTGCTGATGGGCATGGCCCCGGCCGAGTTCAACCTGCCGGTGAGCGAGAGCATCCCCAACCTGCCGGCCATTCCGGTGGGCGTGCCGTCCACGCTGCTGGAGCGCCGCCCGGACGTCGCCGCCGCCGAGCGCTCGGTGATGGCTGCCAACGCCAATATCGGCGTGGCCAAGGCGGCTTATTTTCCCGACCTGACGCTGAGCATGAGCGGCGGTTACAGCAGCAGCTCGTTCTCCAACTGGATCAGCCTGCCCAACCGCTTCTGGTCGGTAGGGCCGCAGTTGGCACTGACCCTGTTCGACGCTGGCAAGCGTTCGGCGGAGGTCGACCGGGTCGAGGCGGTGTACGACCAGACGGTCGCGCAATATCGCCAGAAGGTTCTGGACAGCTTCCAGGAAGTGGAAAACTACATGACCCAGCTCAAGGTCTACGAGCAGGAAGCCGGGGTGCGCAACGAGGCCTTGGCGGCGGCGCGCGAATCGCTGCGCCTGACCAACAACCAGTACAAGGCCGGGCTGATCGGCTACCTGGATGTGGTCAACGTGCAGGCCACCGCCCTGAGCAACGAACGCAGCGTGCTTAACGTGCTGCAGAGCCGCCTGGTGGCCAGCGTTCAGTTGATTGCCGCACTCGGCGGTGGCTGGCAGGGGCTGGACCAGAGCGTGGAGCAGGGGCGTCTTATCAAATAG
- a CDS encoding MdtB/MuxB family multidrug efflux RND transporter permease subunit produces the protein MNISRLFILRPVATTLSMLAIILAGLIAYKLLPVSALPQVDYPTIRIITLYPGASPQVMTSSVTAPLERQFGQMPGLTQMASTSSGGASVITLRFSLELSMDVAEQEVQAAINAASNLLPSDLPAPPVYNKVNPADTPVLTIAVSSRTMPLPQLNELIDTRMAQKIAQVSGVGMVSIAGGQRQAVRIKVNPQALAANGLNLADIRTLIGASNVNQPKGNFDGPILTSMLDANDQLKSAAEYANLIITYKNGAPLRLKDVAQIVDGAENERLAAWANQSKAVLVNIQRQPGANVIEVVDRIKAMLPQITDNLPAGLEVTVLTDRTQTIRAAVRDVQHELIFAVALVVMVTFLFLRRVSATIIPSIAVPLSLIGTFGVMYLAGFSINNLTLMALTVATGFVVDDAIVMLENISRHIEEGNTPLQAALKGARQIGFTLVSLTLSLIAVLIPLLFMADVVGRLFREFAITLAVAILISLVVSLTLTPMMCARLLKREPREEEQGAFYRASGAWLDWLIEAYERKLRWVLDHQALTLLVAVATMALTVVLYLAVPKGFFPVQDTGVIQGISEGPQSVSFSSMSERQQALAEIILKDPAVQSLSSYIGVDGDNATLNTGRMLINLKPHAERDLTAAQVIRRLQPQLDQLADIRLFLQPVQDLTIEDRVSRTQYQFSMSSPDAELLGQWGDRLLQALKQRPELIDVASDLQDKGLQVYLAIDRDAASRLGVTTANITDALYDAFGQRQISTIYTQSSQYRVVLQSTTANELGPQALEQIYVKAGDNGQVKLASLARIEQRQAQLSIGHLGQFPALTMSFNLAPGVSLGQAVQVIEQVQKDIGMPLGVQTQFQGAAEAFQASLSSTLLLILAAVVTMYIVLGVLYESYIHPVTILSTLPSAAVGALLALLLSGNDLGMIAIIGIILLIGIVKKNAIMMIDFALEAERNRGLDSRTAIYEAALLRFRPILMTTLAALFGAVPLMLATGSGAELRQPLGLVMVGGLLVSQILTLFTTPVIYLYFDRLGRRWRRQPDTAPDAPQAEA, from the coding sequence ATGAATATCTCGCGCCTGTTCATCCTGCGCCCGGTCGCCACCACGCTGAGTATGCTGGCCATCATCCTGGCCGGGCTGATTGCCTACAAGCTGCTGCCAGTGTCCGCGCTGCCTCAGGTGGATTACCCGACCATTCGCATTATCACGCTGTATCCGGGCGCCAGCCCGCAAGTGATGACTAGCTCGGTCACCGCGCCGCTGGAACGGCAGTTCGGGCAGATGCCCGGGCTGACCCAGATGGCCTCGACCAGCTCCGGGGGCGCCTCGGTCATCACCCTGCGCTTCAGCCTGGAGCTGTCGATGGACGTTGCCGAGCAGGAGGTCCAGGCGGCGATCAACGCGGCCAGCAACCTGCTGCCCAGCGATCTGCCGGCGCCACCGGTGTACAACAAGGTCAACCCGGCCGATACCCCGGTGCTGACCATCGCCGTCAGTTCCAGGACCATGCCGCTGCCGCAGCTCAACGAGCTGATCGACACGCGCATGGCGCAGAAGATCGCCCAGGTCAGCGGCGTGGGCATGGTCAGCATCGCCGGTGGCCAGCGCCAGGCCGTGCGCATCAAGGTCAACCCGCAGGCGCTGGCCGCCAACGGCCTGAACCTGGCCGATATCCGCACGTTGATCGGCGCTTCCAACGTCAACCAGCCAAAGGGCAACTTCGATGGGCCGATCCTCACCTCGATGCTCGATGCCAACGACCAGCTCAAGTCTGCGGCCGAATACGCCAACCTGATCATCACCTACAAGAACGGCGCGCCACTGCGCCTCAAGGACGTCGCGCAGATCGTCGACGGCGCCGAGAACGAGCGTCTGGCCGCCTGGGCCAACCAGAGCAAGGCCGTGCTGGTCAACATCCAGCGCCAGCCGGGAGCCAACGTCATCGAGGTGGTCGACCGCATCAAGGCGATGCTGCCGCAGATCACCGACAACCTGCCGGCTGGCCTGGAAGTCACGGTGCTCACCGATCGCACCCAGACCATCCGCGCCGCCGTGCGCGATGTGCAGCACGAGCTGATATTCGCCGTGGCCCTGGTGGTGATGGTGACCTTCCTGTTCCTGCGCCGGGTCAGCGCTACGATCATTCCGTCCATCGCCGTGCCGCTGTCGCTGATCGGCACCTTCGGGGTCATGTACCTGGCCGGCTTCTCGATCAATAACCTGACCCTGATGGCGCTGACCGTGGCCACCGGCTTCGTGGTCGACGATGCCATCGTGATGCTGGAGAACATCTCGCGGCACATCGAGGAGGGCAACACCCCGCTGCAGGCCGCGCTCAAGGGCGCCCGGCAGATCGGCTTCACCCTGGTGTCGCTGACCCTGTCGCTGATCGCCGTGCTGATTCCGCTGCTGTTCATGGCCGACGTGGTGGGTCGGCTGTTCCGCGAATTCGCCATCACCCTGGCGGTGGCAATCCTCATTTCTCTGGTGGTTTCGCTGACCCTCACGCCGATGATGTGTGCCCGCCTGCTCAAGCGCGAACCCCGCGAAGAAGAGCAGGGCGCCTTCTACCGCGCCAGCGGTGCCTGGCTCGACTGGCTGATCGAGGCCTACGAGCGCAAGCTGCGCTGGGTGCTCGACCATCAGGCGTTGACCCTGTTGGTGGCGGTCGCCACCATGGCGCTGACCGTGGTGCTTTACCTGGCGGTGCCCAAGGGGTTCTTCCCGGTGCAGGATACCGGAGTGATCCAGGGCATCAGCGAAGGGCCGCAGTCGGTGTCGTTCAGTTCCATGAGCGAGCGCCAGCAGGCGCTGGCCGAGATCATCCTCAAGGACCCGGCGGTGCAGAGCCTGTCGTCCTATATCGGGGTGGACGGCGACAACGCCACCCTCAACACCGGGCGCATGCTGATCAACCTCAAGCCCCACGCCGAGCGCGACCTGACCGCTGCCCAGGTGATCCGTCGCCTGCAGCCGCAGCTCGACCAACTGGCCGATATCCGCCTGTTCCTGCAGCCGGTGCAGGACCTGACCATCGAAGATCGGGTCAGCCGCACCCAGTACCAGTTCAGCATGTCGTCACCGGATGCCGAGCTGCTCGGCCAGTGGGGTGATCGGCTGCTGCAGGCGCTCAAGCAGCGCCCAGAGCTGATCGACGTGGCCAGCGACCTGCAGGACAAGGGCCTGCAGGTGTACCTGGCCATCGACCGTGATGCCGCCAGCCGCCTGGGGGTGACCACCGCGAACATCACCGACGCGCTGTATGACGCTTTCGGCCAGCGGCAGATTTCCACCATCTACACCCAGTCAAGCCAGTATCGGGTGGTGCTGCAGTCGACCACCGCCAACGAGCTGGGGCCACAGGCGCTGGAACAGATCTACGTCAAGGCCGGTGACAACGGGCAGGTCAAGCTGGCCAGCCTGGCGCGCATCGAACAGCGCCAGGCGCAGCTGTCGATCGGTCACTTGGGGCAGTTTCCGGCGCTGACCATGTCGTTCAACCTCGCGCCTGGCGTATCCCTGGGCCAGGCGGTGCAGGTCATCGAGCAGGTGCAGAAGGACATCGGCATGCCGCTGGGCGTGCAGACTCAGTTCCAGGGCGCCGCCGAAGCCTTCCAGGCCTCGCTGTCGAGCACCTTGCTGCTGATTCTCGCGGCGGTGGTGACCATGTACATCGTCCTTGGTGTGCTCTACGAGAGCTACATCCACCCGGTGACCATTCTCTCGACCCTGCCCTCGGCGGCAGTGGGGGCCTTGCTGGCGTTGCTGCTGTCGGGTAACGACCTGGGCATGATCGCCATCATCGGCATCATCCTGCTGATCGGCATCGTCAAGAAGAACGCCATCATGATGATCGACTTCGCCCTGGAGGCCGAACGCAACCGCGGCCTGGACAGCCGCACGGCGATCTATGAGGCTGCGCTGCTGCGCTTCCGGCCGATCCTGATGACCACCCTGGCGGCGCTGTTCGGTGCCGTACCGCTGATGCTCGCCACTGGCTCAGGTGCCGAGCTGCGCCAGCCGCTGGGCCTGGTGATGGTCGGCGGGCTGCTGGTCAGCCAGATCCTGACGCTGTTCACCACGCCGGTGATCTACCTGTACTTCGACCGCCTGGGACGGCGCTGGCGCCGCCAGCCTGACACTGCGCCAGACGCGCCACAGGCTGAAGCATGA